Proteins from a genomic interval of Kribbella aluminosa:
- a CDS encoding ABC transporter substrate-binding protein, with product MQRISKGKAFTALAVVGAVALSACGGGAKPGKATADKPVDSLKFYNDKGGWKDAFTQVGAASKKAIGVGMEPVGYSDSNTYTAFIRSSFRTKEKADLFTWHTGKELQDLVDQKLVAETTDQWTKAVADGNVPEQLKQYFSYDNKQYCVPLNAGYWVMYYNKAVFKKAGIIAAPKTWAELTQAADKVKAIGVKPFYQTNILFSFVWFETLLAGKDPDLYDALATGKAKYTDQGVVDVMNEWKKLIDAGDFSDPGSKTEPQAQLKNGDVAMINFGTWFSGNLNTLKMKAGTDYDFFVIPNLNPSLPKTSMIFETGPVCSAAASDHASTVKKWTDWWLTPQAQTDWANSRGDLSFNPKAEVKDPGLAQLNKDVNGYRLINRWFEATPVPVANKALEVFGAFVTKPGDPMPGLQKIQAEADAYWAKQK from the coding sequence ATGCAACGCATCTCCAAAGGAAAGGCGTTCACCGCGCTCGCGGTGGTTGGTGCCGTCGCGCTGTCGGCTTGTGGTGGCGGCGCCAAACCCGGTAAGGCCACCGCGGACAAGCCGGTCGACTCGCTGAAGTTCTACAACGACAAGGGCGGCTGGAAGGACGCGTTCACGCAGGTCGGCGCGGCCAGCAAGAAGGCTATCGGCGTCGGCATGGAGCCGGTCGGGTACTCGGACTCGAACACGTACACGGCGTTCATCCGGTCCTCGTTCCGGACCAAGGAGAAGGCCGACCTGTTCACCTGGCACACCGGCAAGGAGCTTCAGGATCTGGTGGACCAGAAGCTCGTCGCCGAGACCACCGACCAGTGGACGAAGGCGGTTGCTGACGGCAACGTACCGGAGCAGCTCAAGCAGTACTTCAGCTACGACAACAAGCAGTACTGCGTCCCGCTGAACGCCGGGTACTGGGTGATGTACTACAACAAGGCGGTCTTCAAGAAGGCCGGGATCATCGCCGCGCCGAAGACCTGGGCCGAGCTGACGCAGGCGGCGGACAAGGTGAAGGCGATCGGCGTGAAGCCGTTCTACCAGACCAACATCCTGTTCTCGTTCGTCTGGTTCGAAACGCTGCTGGCCGGCAAGGACCCCGACCTGTACGACGCGCTCGCGACCGGCAAGGCGAAGTACACCGACCAGGGTGTCGTCGACGTGATGAACGAGTGGAAGAAGCTGATCGACGCCGGCGACTTCAGCGACCCGGGCTCGAAGACCGAGCCGCAGGCGCAGCTGAAGAACGGCGACGTCGCGATGATCAACTTCGGCACCTGGTTCAGCGGCAACCTGAACACGCTGAAGATGAAGGCCGGCACCGACTACGACTTCTTCGTGATCCCGAACCTGAACCCGTCGCTGCCGAAGACCTCGATGATCTTCGAGACCGGCCCGGTCTGTTCCGCGGCGGCCAGTGACCATGCGTCGACGGTGAAGAAGTGGACCGACTGGTGGCTCACCCCGCAGGCGCAGACCGACTGGGCGAACTCCCGCGGCGACCTGTCCTTCAACCCGAAGGCCGAGGTCAAGGATCCGGGTCTGGCCCAACTCAACAAGGACGTCAACGGGTACCGCCTGATCAACAGGTGGTTCGAGGCGACGCCGGTACCGGTCGCGAACAAGGCGCTCGAGGTGTTCGGCGCGTTCGTGACGAAGCCGGGTGACCCGATGCCGGGCCTGCAGAAGATCCAGGCCGAGGCGGACGCGTACTGGGCCAAGCAGAAGTGA
- a CDS encoding FadR/GntR family transcriptional regulator, translating to MSASGGVVRRSLLDDLATSMLTLIAERKLAPGDQFEAVRSLAERFKVAVPTVREALRRLEATGAVELRHGSGVYVGPNVGRLVLANPLALEPSPDRLVELLQARALIEPPVAALAAKTRAEAPLEQMAKDLDAAAELIASGDHTQLAEVNMDFHRSLALASGNATLAEVVESVTVVNAREQLEILHIHGDRQADLDEHRAIYDAIRSGDPDLAELLTREHLDGVLAVINQRLQHP from the coding sequence GTGAGCGCGTCCGGGGGCGTCGTACGGCGGAGTCTGCTGGATGATCTGGCGACGTCGATGCTCACGCTGATCGCCGAGCGGAAGCTGGCGCCGGGGGATCAGTTCGAGGCGGTGCGGTCGCTGGCGGAGCGGTTCAAGGTCGCCGTACCGACTGTCCGGGAGGCACTGCGCCGGCTGGAGGCGACCGGCGCGGTGGAGCTCCGGCACGGCTCCGGTGTGTACGTCGGCCCGAACGTCGGCCGGCTGGTCCTGGCGAACCCCCTGGCGCTGGAACCGAGCCCGGACCGGCTGGTGGAGCTGCTGCAGGCCCGTGCCCTGATCGAGCCACCTGTTGCCGCGCTGGCCGCGAAGACCCGCGCTGAGGCTCCGCTCGAACAGATGGCCAAGGACCTGGACGCTGCGGCGGAGCTGATCGCCTCCGGTGACCACACGCAGCTGGCCGAGGTGAACATGGACTTCCACCGCTCACTGGCGCTGGCGTCCGGTAACGCGACGCTGGCCGAAGTGGTCGAGTCCGTCACCGTCGTGAACGCTCGCGAGCAGTTGGAGATCCTGCACATCCACGGTGACCGCCAGGCCGACCTGGACGAACACCGCGCGATCTACGACGCGATCCGCTCCGGCGACCCCGACCTGGCCGAACTGCTCACCCGCGAGCACCTCGACGGCGTACTCGCCGTCATCAACCAAAGACTTCAGCACCCCTGA
- a CDS encoding DUF4185 domain-containing protein has protein sequence MKRPLVAVVALSLTAAVLAVPAASAAPASCSAVRTNWTARTTPHAAPEGLLNAYSNTGKGWTGADSTYSVPLSGGRTAWIFSDTFLGPVNADGSRPTTTPFINNSFVIQRGTDLKTVTGGTAANPTALLPPPSNGWYWFGAAQTSHAGRDLDVVALRFEKTGTGQWDWRWASNYLARFDSKTFKLKSLTPIPSAANVQWSGWLLRDHGYTYVYGVEDLGASKYQHVARVRGDDLTAKPWEYWTGSGWSADETASARVLEGVANEHSVTRWGDGYLLVTHNTKELFSKSVVGYFSCSPAGPWVKPVELYQTPETGGNIITYNSHEHPDLRQGTSLLVSYNVNSLVSDELYGDVSIYRPRFLSVTLAAAK, from the coding sequence ATGAAACGGCCACTGGTTGCGGTTGTCGCCCTGTCACTCACGGCAGCGGTCCTTGCTGTCCCCGCCGCCTCCGCGGCCCCGGCGAGCTGCAGCGCCGTGCGGACGAACTGGACCGCCAGGACGACCCCGCACGCCGCTCCCGAGGGGCTGCTCAACGCGTACAGCAACACCGGCAAGGGCTGGACGGGCGCGGACAGCACGTACTCCGTGCCGCTCTCCGGCGGTCGTACGGCGTGGATCTTCTCCGACACGTTCCTCGGACCGGTGAACGCGGACGGCAGCCGTCCGACCACGACTCCGTTCATCAACAACTCGTTCGTGATCCAGCGCGGTACGGACCTGAAGACGGTCACCGGCGGTACGGCGGCCAACCCGACGGCGCTCCTGCCGCCGCCGTCCAACGGCTGGTACTGGTTCGGGGCCGCGCAGACCAGCCATGCCGGCCGGGACCTCGACGTGGTCGCACTGCGGTTCGAGAAGACCGGTACGGGTCAGTGGGACTGGCGGTGGGCCAGCAACTACCTGGCACGCTTCGACAGCAAGACGTTCAAGCTGAAGTCGCTGACGCCGATCCCGTCCGCTGCGAACGTGCAGTGGTCCGGCTGGTTGCTTCGCGACCACGGGTACACCTACGTCTACGGAGTCGAGGACCTGGGCGCGTCGAAGTACCAGCACGTCGCCCGGGTGCGGGGCGACGACCTGACGGCGAAGCCGTGGGAGTACTGGACGGGCTCGGGCTGGTCTGCGGACGAGACGGCCTCCGCCCGAGTGCTGGAAGGCGTGGCCAACGAGCACAGCGTGACGCGTTGGGGCGACGGCTACCTGCTGGTCACGCACAACACCAAGGAGCTCTTCAGCAAGAGCGTCGTCGGGTACTTCTCCTGCTCGCCGGCCGGCCCGTGGGTGAAGCCGGTGGAGCTGTACCAGACCCCCGAGACCGGCGGGAACATCATCACGTACAACTCCCACGAGCACCCGGACCTGCGGCAAGGCACGTCGCTGCTGGTGAGCTACAACGTGAACAGCCTGGTCAGCGACGAGCTGTACGGCGACGTGAGCATCTACCGGCCGCGCTTCCTGTCGGTCACCCTGGCGGCGGCCAAGTGA
- a CDS encoding phage holin family protein has protein sequence MKNLIIRLLANAVALAVASWLVSGITLEGATTTRRVVTLLIVAAIFGIVNAIVKPVVKVLSFPFLILTLGLLTFVINAVMLWLTSWITGKLDVQFHVAGFWPALWGALIISVVGMVINTVLPDKAEIH, from the coding sequence ATGAAGAACTTGATCATCAGGTTGCTGGCGAACGCGGTCGCCCTGGCGGTGGCGAGCTGGCTGGTGTCCGGAATCACCCTGGAGGGCGCGACCACCACCCGCCGGGTGGTCACGCTGCTGATCGTGGCCGCGATCTTCGGCATCGTGAACGCGATCGTGAAGCCGGTGGTGAAGGTGCTGTCCTTCCCTTTCCTGATCCTCACGCTCGGCCTGCTGACCTTCGTGATCAACGCCGTGATGCTCTGGCTGACGTCCTGGATCACCGGCAAGCTGGACGTCCAGTTCCACGTGGCCGGCTTCTGGCCGGCCCTGTGGGGCGCGCTGATCATCAGCGTCGTCGGCATGGTGATCAACACCGTGCTCCCGGACAAGGCCGAGATCCACTGA
- a CDS encoding pyrophosphate--fructose-6-phosphate 1-phosphotransferase, with protein MAVRRVALLTAGGLAPCLSSAVGGLIERYTEVAPDVEIIAYLNGYHGLLSGRFLTVTPEVREKASLLHKFGGSPIGNSRVKLTNTADLVKRGLIQDGQNALQVAAERLVADGVDVLHTIGGDDTNTTAADLAAYLQEHDYNLTVVGLPKTIDNDVIPIRQSLGAWTAAEQGALFARNIIGEHSSNPRMLIVHEVMGRNCGWLTAATAQAYQQWVDEQEWNPGIGLDKGGWSVHAVYVPEATIDLDAEAERLRTVMDEEDCVNIFLSEGAGVPSIVAELEARGEEVGRDPFGHVKLDTINPGAWFAKQFAERIGAEKTMVQKSGYFSRSAAANDRDLALIKECTDYAVDAALRGESGVVGHDEERGDELRAIEFPRIAGGKEFDPGVEWFVSLKSDIGQS; from the coding sequence ATGGCTGTCCGCAGAGTTGCCCTGCTCACCGCCGGCGGGCTTGCGCCCTGCCTGTCGTCCGCCGTCGGCGGGCTGATCGAGCGCTACACCGAAGTGGCGCCCGACGTGGAGATCATCGCCTACCTGAACGGGTACCACGGCCTGCTCAGCGGCCGGTTCCTGACCGTCACGCCGGAGGTGCGGGAGAAGGCGTCCCTGCTGCACAAGTTCGGCGGCAGCCCGATCGGCAACAGTCGGGTGAAGCTCACCAACACCGCCGACCTGGTCAAGCGCGGCCTGATCCAGGACGGCCAGAACGCCCTCCAGGTCGCTGCCGAGCGACTGGTCGCGGACGGTGTCGACGTACTGCACACGATCGGCGGTGACGACACCAACACCACCGCCGCCGACCTCGCGGCGTACCTGCAGGAGCACGACTACAACCTGACCGTGGTCGGGCTGCCGAAGACCATCGACAACGACGTGATCCCGATCCGGCAGAGCCTCGGCGCCTGGACCGCGGCCGAGCAGGGCGCGCTGTTCGCCCGCAACATCATCGGCGAGCACAGCTCGAACCCGCGGATGCTGATCGTCCACGAGGTGATGGGGCGGAACTGCGGTTGGCTGACCGCGGCCACGGCCCAGGCGTACCAGCAGTGGGTCGACGAGCAGGAGTGGAACCCGGGCATCGGCCTGGACAAGGGCGGCTGGTCGGTGCACGCGGTGTACGTGCCCGAGGCAACGATCGACCTGGACGCCGAGGCGGAGCGGCTGCGCACGGTGATGGACGAGGAGGACTGCGTGAACATCTTCCTGTCCGAGGGCGCCGGCGTACCGTCGATCGTGGCCGAGCTGGAGGCCCGCGGCGAAGAGGTCGGCCGGGACCCGTTCGGGCACGTCAAGCTGGACACCATCAACCCGGGTGCGTGGTTCGCGAAGCAGTTCGCGGAGCGGATCGGCGCCGAGAAGACGATGGTGCAGAAGAGCGGCTACTTCAGCCGTTCGGCCGCGGCCAACGACCGCGACCTCGCGCTGATCAAGGAGTGCACCGACTACGCCGTCGACGCGGCGCTGCGCGGTGAGTCCGGCGTGGTCGGCCACGACGAGGAGCGCGGCGACGAGCTGCGCGCGATCGAGTTCCCGCGGATCGCCGGTGGCAAGGAGTTCGACCCGGGCGTGGAGTGGTTCGTCTCCCTCAAGTCGGACATCGGTCAGTCCTGA
- a CDS encoding Lrp/AsnC family transcriptional regulator has product MLDELNTRILKELTADPRLRTTELARRLGVSTPTARERVGRLEESGVIRGYRLDVDPAALGRPVAAWVRLRPGPNQIPKIVALAERTPEVVECHRISGEDCFLMRVQVAEIAALENVLDKFLPHGQTTSSFVVSTPVLPRSVPLGGPGALTNTA; this is encoded by the coding sequence GTGCTGGATGAGCTCAACACCAGGATCTTGAAGGAGCTCACCGCGGATCCCCGGCTGCGGACCACCGAGCTGGCCCGCCGGCTCGGGGTGTCGACGCCGACGGCCCGCGAGCGGGTCGGGCGACTGGAGGAGTCCGGCGTGATCCGCGGGTACCGCCTCGACGTCGACCCGGCCGCGCTCGGCCGGCCGGTCGCGGCCTGGGTCCGGCTGCGTCCCGGGCCGAATCAGATCCCGAAGATCGTCGCGCTCGCCGAGCGCACCCCCGAGGTCGTCGAGTGTCACCGGATCTCCGGCGAGGACTGCTTCCTGATGCGCGTCCAGGTCGCCGAGATCGCCGCACTGGAGAACGTCCTCGACAAGTTCCTGCCCCACGGCCAGACCACCAGCTCGTTCGTGGTCTCCACCCCGGTGCTGCCGCGGTCGGTCCCACTGGGCGGACCTGGGGCACTCACCAACACGGCCTAG
- a CDS encoding DMT family transporter, whose product MTIRIDASSRLSLASGAAAVTVVLWASSFVAIRHVGTEISAGALSLARLGLGSIFLGALLLTRPRPAVRRWPAQRDWLPLIACGVLWFGVYNLALNEAERRLDAGTAAMLVHIAPLLIAVLAGLGLGEGFPRQLVIGGLVAFAGIVVIGTSTSSGRAETWGVVLCVVAAISYAVGVVTQKPLLSRLPAAEVTWLACTIGAVVCLPFAPALVNEVRAADAATIWWIVYLAAFPTALGFTTWAFALRRTSAGRMGVTVYAVPVVAIVLGWLLLGEAPTVLALAGGALCLAGVAVSRRTA is encoded by the coding sequence GTGACCATCCGCATCGACGCCTCGTCCCGGCTGAGCCTCGCCTCCGGCGCCGCCGCCGTCACAGTCGTCCTGTGGGCGTCGTCCTTCGTCGCCATCCGGCACGTCGGCACCGAGATCTCCGCAGGCGCCCTCTCCCTGGCCCGCCTCGGTCTGGGCAGCATCTTCCTCGGCGCGCTGCTGCTGACTCGGCCACGTCCCGCCGTACGTCGATGGCCCGCCCAACGAGACTGGCTACCGCTGATCGCCTGCGGCGTGCTGTGGTTCGGCGTCTACAACCTCGCGCTGAACGAGGCCGAACGCCGCCTCGACGCCGGTACGGCCGCCATGCTCGTCCACATCGCCCCGCTGCTGATCGCCGTGCTCGCCGGCCTCGGCCTCGGCGAGGGCTTCCCGCGGCAACTGGTGATCGGCGGCCTGGTCGCGTTCGCGGGCATCGTCGTCATCGGTACGTCGACCTCCAGCGGCCGCGCCGAGACGTGGGGCGTCGTCCTGTGCGTCGTCGCCGCGATCTCGTACGCCGTCGGCGTGGTCACCCAGAAGCCGCTCCTAAGCCGTCTGCCTGCCGCCGAGGTCACCTGGCTCGCCTGCACGATCGGAGCGGTCGTGTGTCTACCCTTCGCGCCCGCTCTGGTCAACGAGGTACGCGCCGCCGACGCGGCGACCATCTGGTGGATCGTGTACCTGGCGGCGTTCCCGACCGCGCTCGGGTTCACCACGTGGGCCTTTGCGCTCCGGCGTACGAGTGCTGGGCGAATGGGGGTCACCGTGTACGCAGTGCCGGTTGTCGCGATCGTGCTGGGCTGGCTGCTGCTCGGTGAGGCTCCGACCGTGCTGGCGCTGGCCGGCGGTGCGCTGTGCCTGGCCGGGGTCGCTGTCTCGAGGAGGACTGCATGA
- a CDS encoding TIGR03560 family F420-dependent LLM class oxidoreductase → MKFGVFVPQGWRMDLVELADPVEQWEAMTAVAKAADAGPWDSIWLFDHFHTVPEPVRSTVFELWTTTAALARDTSRVNLGQLVGCNGYRNPALFAKMAATVDVASHGRMYAGIGAGWSEHEWKAYGYPWTSQKERMDSFVESVELLHRLWTEDDVVFQGQYHSVDKPYVVPRRKPKLWIGGGGERVTLRLVAQYGDACNFGTGQVDVIKRKLAILRRHCEELGRDYDEIIKSTSLNIFPIAPGADLETATAKARGRYSLEEFLEIGSGGTPHVLADVITTKELSEHIERLAEAGIDYVISYIPGVAYDHEPLQRYAEYVVPQFS, encoded by the coding sequence ATGAAGTTCGGTGTCTTCGTCCCGCAGGGCTGGCGGATGGATCTGGTGGAGCTGGCGGACCCGGTCGAGCAGTGGGAGGCCATGACTGCTGTGGCCAAGGCAGCCGACGCAGGTCCGTGGGACTCGATCTGGCTCTTCGACCACTTCCACACCGTCCCGGAGCCGGTCCGGTCGACCGTCTTCGAGCTGTGGACGACCACGGCTGCCCTGGCGCGTGACACGTCGCGAGTGAACCTGGGCCAGCTCGTCGGCTGCAACGGGTACCGCAACCCGGCCCTGTTCGCCAAGATGGCCGCCACCGTCGACGTCGCCAGCCACGGCCGCATGTACGCCGGAATCGGTGCCGGCTGGTCGGAACACGAGTGGAAGGCATACGGCTACCCGTGGACGAGCCAGAAGGAGCGGATGGACTCGTTCGTCGAGTCCGTCGAGCTGCTCCACCGGCTGTGGACCGAGGACGACGTGGTGTTCCAGGGGCAGTACCACTCGGTTGACAAGCCGTACGTCGTCCCGCGGCGCAAACCCAAACTCTGGATCGGCGGCGGGGGTGAACGCGTCACCTTGCGACTGGTTGCACAGTACGGCGACGCCTGCAACTTCGGGACCGGACAGGTCGACGTCATCAAGCGGAAGCTGGCGATCCTCCGGAGGCACTGCGAGGAGCTCGGCCGCGACTACGACGAGATCATCAAGTCGACCAGCCTGAACATCTTCCCGATCGCGCCCGGAGCCGATCTGGAGACCGCGACAGCCAAGGCCCGTGGGCGGTACAGCCTGGAGGAGTTCCTCGAGATCGGTTCCGGCGGGACACCCCACGTCCTCGCCGACGTGATCACGACGAAGGAGCTCAGCGAGCACATCGAGCGGTTGGCCGAGGCCGGGATCGACTACGTGATCTCGTACATCCCTGGGGTCGCGTACGACCACGAGCCACTGCAGCGCTACGCCGAGTACGTCGTACCGCAGTTCAGCTGA